AGGCGGGATGTTCTATCTTAAACCAAATTAACGCATGACCCTATCCGCCTGTTGGAATTCGACTGTCACGAAGCAAATTATAGGGATTGTTGCTCTAGCCACTATAGGGATGTCAACCACAATCAACCGACGAACTTCATTTTGAATATAAGGTCTCCACAAGaactgaaaaaaaattgtagatattagtttcaaatttagaaaagtaAATGATTACATAACTTAATTATTACCTGTCTTGTACgaatttgatcaaatttcaagcGAAATTCACTAACTAATAAAAAACCAGCATTTCTCCGATTTGCTTGGTTCATCCACCTAAATAGTGTATGAATTTGAAGTAAGTTAAATTATAAGGAAAGcagaataaaaaacaaataattgcaAAAAAGTTAGTTTTTACCTTCTGCATACGGGGAAACCATCCCCTGCAGCCACTTCCTCATCACTTAAAGGGTCAAGTTGTAGAGCTATAGAAGTGATCCTCTCCCAAGCCCAACATTGTAACAAAATCATGCATCCACCAATATTTTCTTGTCTTATGTGAATGTCATGATCTAGGCCACGATATAGACAGGCCAAAACTGCAGACCCCCAACTATAATTGTTGACTACATTCAAGTCAGGTAGCTTGAGTAGATACATCACATGTACCCTTGCAGCAGACGTGTCTGGCATTAAAATGCTTCCAATCAATGTTAGTATGTACGCTCTTGCATATTGAGCAATAACATTGTTGTTTGCATTTTGTGGGAGTTGTTGGAAAGTATTATTTAACCAAGAAACTCTAATTGAGTTTCCTCTTATCACTGTCAGTGGTGGAATTACCCACAAATGTTCGTGGAACGTCGAGAATATGTCTTGCACGATGGTGGGACCGGTGACCACATCTCCATCTATCGGTAGGCCAAGGAGGACTGCCACATCCTCTAATGTCACAGTGGTCTCTCCATGTGGGAAGTGGAATGTATGAGTTTCTGTCCTCCACCTTTCCAATAAGGAAGTCATTAgtgtaaaacttaattaaggatctttaagatttataattctcacacgataaatcataatagagcactaaccttgatccatgagagatcctgtgaatatgcgttcttcaatttataatcttgtgtgctcttcaaccaccgtttcccaatctatctctttgcctttctttctcttctcacacgtacttgatgggttacagtgaaaagaaccttatggccagagacagaaccccaattcctttttataccaacgtccatcaagttggtttttattttatctttatctttattttattttattatcacttcccataataataaccaataagtctctatatttattaaatcacaattgggcccatcataatatttcaaatgagtcactaatagaattaattcgtcaattaattctaacattctcccacttgactcatacgatgtcataacattatgtgatttaatacataaacataatgcgcaataaaagaccttgcataaattggttccatcattattcataattaaagatatagaaataataagagtcatggcggtcacacatcatttgatcgacatgatcccttccatgtactactatatcatccctttctccttaatatgaccttaaaaacgagaagtccataatgggttcaaacacaatgtcattttacaaagcaataacataacataatttgttttcttcatcataatttgtatgcataaacataaagaagaaaacacagatttcagaaatttatacattagggaGCTCAAAGTGTCACATcaacattaaaaacattaacattcaacatttaacattcactagtagacataatgcccatattctttacatgaccagcatacaatttgggcggtaacccttttgttaaagggtcagcaatcataagatctgtgctaatatgttctattgacactttatgtttctgaacttcttctttaacggcaaagtatttcaattccatatgtttagcacctttagaatacttgtcgtttttagaaaagaagactgctacggaattatcacaataaattttcagcggcttggaaatactgtcgactactccaagtcctgaaataaagttccgcaaccaattagcctgaactgtggcctcaaagcatgccacaaattcagcttccatggtggatgcagcaatgacagactgcttcgcacttttccatgaaatcgctcctccggctaaaagatacacataaccaaatgtagactttcttgtatccacacagccggcaaagtctgaatctgtataacctatcacctcaaggtgatcagattttctataagtaagcatgtgattctttgttccttgtaggtatcttaaaactttctttgcagctttccaatgctccagacctggattactttggtatctaccaagcataccaactgcaaagctaatatctggcctcgtacaggtttgagcatacatcaaactcccaacaacagatgcataagggatattttccatctgtttccgttccaaatcattctttgaacattgcatgagactaaacttgtctcctttctgtattggaacaggagatgctgaacatttatccattctgaatctctctaaaactttattaatatatgcattctgagacaaacctaacaatccttgtgatctgtcacgaaatatttctattcctatcacatagtatgcctcacccatatctttcatttcaaagttattagagagaaacctcttagtctcacttaatagaccaagGTCATTCgtcgcaagcaagatatcatcaacatacagaatcagaaatataaacttactcccactgaccttcagatatatacaccgatcaacggtgttttccttaaatccaaaggacacaatagtatcattgaacttaagataccattgtcgagaagcttgtttaagtccatatatcgatctcttaagtttacacaccatgtgctcctttccttcttcagcgaaccccaccggttggtccatatagacatcctcttctaaatccccattcagaaaagcagttttaacatccatttgatgcaactcaagatcataatgagctactaatgccatgataattctaaaagagtctttcttagaaacaggcgaaaatgtttccttatagtcaatgtcatctttctgagtaaaacctttggcaacaagacgggccttgtaacgttcaatattgccttgagagtcacgcttagtcttaaagacccatttacacccaactctcttgcatccttctggcaattccacaaggtcccatacgtcattatgtgccattgatttaagctcatctttcatggcatctaaccacttatcagaattatcaccattaatggcttctgaaaaagaaattggatcattatcaatacttaagtcattttctgactcttgtagataaaccacataatcattcgaaatagcagactttctatctctgtgagatcttcttaatactatttcttgtggttgttctactattggttcattgttaacctcgggatcattaatttgttgttcttcttgattgttgtgagtttctacaacatgtggaacaacaactcttgataaagaagtactagttataggaacttgtactctaacttctttaatctccacatttcgtgaagcttcactcccactGGTTTCGCCATTTTCAATGAACCGAGCATTTCCAGTTTCAACGATTCTAGTACTATGGGTAGGACAGTAAAACATGTACCCCtttgatttttctggataaccaatgaaaaatccactgattgttctttcatccagtttcttttcttgcggattgtatatccttacttctgcctgacaaccccaaacatgcaggtgtctcaaactgggtttcctattcgtccataactcaaaaggagtcttttgaacagctttactaggaaccctgttcaacaaatacatggcagtctttaaagcatacatccacaatgatacgggtaaacatgaattacttaacatactcctaaccatatccattaaagttcgattacgcctttctgatacaccattttgttgtggtgtgcctggcattgtgtattgagcacaaataccacgtttctcaaggaacttagcgaacggaccagggtgttgtccactttcatcatatcttccataatactcaccacctctatcagaccttacgattttcacctttctgtctaattgcctttccacttcatttatataaacttccaaggcatttactgactgagatttctcatgcagtaaatagacatgtccataacgcgaaaaatcatcaataaaggtgatgaagtacttctctttattgaaagaatttacatcaaacggaccacatatatcggtgtgtatgatttcaagaagctgagtgcttcttgtggctcctttctttgtgtgtttagtttgtttgcctttaatacaatccacacacacattcagatcagtaaaatctaaatccggaagaaattcattctttactaatctttgcattctttctttggaaatatgtcccaaacgtttatgccacaagtaagcagattgttcatccactaaactacgtttagtgccaacattgtgatgcaaagtcataagagtttcagcatataaattatccaaattcaatttatataaaccatcataaagtgtaccagatccaatcataaaagtacgcttaaacaaactgaaacaaccattcccaaacttaaaagaatatccagcaatatcaagcttagacaaagaaattaaattcctagtgatactaggtacataaaaagtatccataaggtctaagtgatatccagtgtcgaggattagacgataagtcccgaccgcttccactggaactttctctttattgcccatgaagacaaacttctcatttgggtttatggttcgggttgtaagaaatccctgcatcacattagaaacatgagtcgtacatccagaatcaatccaccacgtattatggggaacttcagttaagtttgattcaaaacatacataagcattatgctcacctttcttttcgaaccaagccttacgctttatgcagtccttctggaaatgtccagacttcccgcagaaatgacatttgtcatttttcttctggattttggttgaggactcgtcaatcttcagtggtcctttaccctttccatgtttcttagcaactttctttccaacagctccttgattcttcacatattgaatagagtggcttcctaagttcttcagtcgggtctcctcctgaactagcatactgtgcaattcatgcacattccacttgtctttcatggtgttgtagttcatctggaacggaccatactcagacggtaatgagttcagaatgaactgcacgagaaaaccttcatccactaccattcctaaagacttaagtcttgctgcgatatttgtcatctcgatcacatgctcatgcatagtacgcgaaccgtcaaacttcatagtggtcaacgtactcatcagtgtcccaacgagagacttatcagcagtttgggagcgctcttccacaaatttcata
This region of Vigna unguiculata cultivar IT97K-499-35 chromosome 5, ASM411807v1, whole genome shotgun sequence genomic DNA includes:
- the LOC114184356 gene encoding protein MAIN-LIKE 1-like, translated to MTSLLERWRTETHTFHFPHGETTVTLEDVAVLLGLPIDGDVVTGPTIVQDIFSTFHEHLWVIPPLTVIRGNSIRVSWLNNTFQQLPQNANNNVIAQYARAYILTLIGSILMPDTSAARVHVMYLLKLPDLNVVNNYSWGSAVLACLYRGLDHDIHIRQENIGGCMILLQCWAWERITSIALQLDPLSDEEVAAGDGFPVCRRWMNQANRRNAGFLLVSEFRLKFDQIRTRQFLWRPYIQNEVRRLIVVDIPIVARATIPIICFVTVEFQQADRVMR